A DNA window from Hordeum vulgare subsp. vulgare chromosome 1H, MorexV3_pseudomolecules_assembly, whole genome shotgun sequence contains the following coding sequences:
- the LOC123401231 gene encoding protein FAR1-RELATED SEQUENCE 5-like encodes MCVFIVQEDVDVENAKNNKDDSFYDNVNQEDINDCIDDDGEVEIDIAETEKLEKMLDTHCKVMEITFKSQGDAYMFYNNHAKERGFGIRKEKVKRGKGPAGIIRFRRFVCFRGGRRRRKFITMDGRIRRLRREARCDCGAHLMVKLDKARGVWFVAAFFDEHNHDLARPMREKRKLLAKGDADTAIGIMRSRKEKDPDLFFEYMLDKEGRLKGML; translated from the exons ATGTGTGTATTTATTGTACAGGAAGATGTGGATGTTGAGAATGCGAAAAATAATAAGGATGACTCTTTCTACGATAATGTAAATCAG GAGGACATAAATGATTGTatcgatgatgatggtgaagtaGAGATTGACATTGCGGAGACTGAGAAGTTGGAAAAGATGCTGGATACGCATTGTAAGGTTATGGAAATAACATTTAAATCCCAAGGGGATGCGTACATGTTCTACAACAATCACGCGAAAGAGCGTGGGTTCGGCATCAGGAAAGAGAAGGTGAAACGAGGAAAAGGTCCTGCAGGAATTATAAGGTTCAGGCGGTTTGTTTGCttcagaggaggaagacggcggAGGAAATTCATAACCATGGATGGCCGCATCCGCAGGTTAAGGAGGGAGGCTCGTTGCGATTGCGGTGCGCACTTGATGGTGAAACTGGATAAAGCTCGTGGAGTTTGGTTCGTCGCGGCATTTTTTGATGAGCACAACCATGACCTCGCTCGACCGATGAG AGAGAAAAGGAAGCTCCTTGCTAAAGGTGATGCTGACACGGCGATTGGTATAATGAGGAGTAGAAAGGAGAAAGATCCGGACTTGTTTTTTGAGTATATGCTGGATAAAGAGGGGAGATTGAAGGGCATGTTATGA
- the LOC123447192 gene encoding auxin response factor 14-like, which produces MGIDLNTVEEDGETAGAVCGELWHACAGPGVALPRRGSAVVYLPQAHLAAGGGDAPAPAGRAHVPPHVACRVVGVELCADAATDEVYARLALVAEAEMFRQSVRERGSEEGEDEMAAGDGENKPRMPHMFCKTLTASDTSTHGGFSVPRRAAEDCFAHLDYKQVRPSQELVAKDLHGTQWRFRHIYRGQPRRHLLTTGWSSFVNKKKLVSGDAVLFLRGDDGELRLGVRRAVQLRNEALFEAVNTNDSKLHTLSAVASSLENRSIFHVCFDPRSGASEFIVPYWRFSKSLNHTFSIGMRFKVSNESDDANERSTGLISGISEVDPIRWPASKWRCLMVRWDDSTHCNHQRRVSPWEIERVGGSISVTDCLSASSSKRAKLYFPQGNLDAPVTDGNGCLDSMEAGNFHRVLQGQELLMGSRTQGAGRSQSPDVARFRPPDHIRFSANVRNYIPQQSSEFPYHSSGFGESVRFSEVLQGQEMSQALRFYQGSAFDARTQHGGAGPFGYTQRSAAPIGLSPAAQGYPLNQFTPSAVAAAKVSSPSSVLMFNQATVPQFDLESRTSSYIGAYGGQCRPMEMVRETEKTWPCAQRQRPSVTGTGCRRFEEWIKASTPASTDGSRPGSAAARDVVVGRSNCRLFGFSLTDQKAVGGAGGDGGANEGNSNDEQDCADPRVLDLFGRGHHAPSAMRAIVAAPLGM; this is translated from the exons atggGGATCGACCTCAACACCGTGGAGGAGGACGGGGAGACGGCGGGGGCGGTGTGCGGGGAGCTGTGGCACGCGTGCGCGGGGCCGGGGGTGGCGCTGCCCAGGCGCGGGAGCGCGGTCGTCTACCTCCCGCAGGCGCACCTCGCGGCCGGTGGCGGCGATGCGCCGGCGCCGGCCGGGCGGGCGCACGTGCCgccccacgtggcgtgccgcgtcgTCGGCGTCGAGCTATGC GCGGACGCGGCGACGGACGAGGTGTACGCGCGGCTCGCGCTGGTGGCGGAGGCCGAG ATGTTCAGGCAAAGCGTCCGTGAGCGTGGATCCGAAGAGGGGGAGGACGAGATGGCGGCTGGCGATGGAGAAAACAAACCTCGCATGCCTCACATGTTCTGCAAGACCCTCACTGCCTCTGACACGAGCACGCATGGAGGTTTCTCTGTTCCTCGCCGGGCTGCGGAGGACTGTTTCGCACATCTG GACTACAAGCAGGTCAGGCCTTCTCAAGAACTCGTTGCCAAGGACTTGCATGGCACGCAGTGGAGGTTCCGCCATATCTATAGAG GTCAACCCCGTAGGCATCTTCTGACAACTGGATGGAGTTCTTTTGTCAACAAGAAAAAACTAGTCTCCGGGGATGCAGTTTTATTTCTTCG AGGTGATGATGGTGAACTGAGATTGGGTGTAAGGAGAGCGGTTCAGCTCAGAAACGAAGCTCTTTTTGAAGCGGTCAACACTAATGACTCAAAGTTGCACACACTATCTGCTGTTGCCAGTTCCTTAGAAAATAGAAGTATTTTCCATGTTTGTTTCGACCCAAG GAGTGGAGCGTCAGAATTTATAGTGCCATATTGGAGATTCTCCAAGAGCTTAAACCATACGTTTTCCATTGGAATGAGATTTAAAGTTTCCAATGAGAGTGATGATGCAAATGAGAG GTCTACTGGATTGATTTCAGGTATTAGTGAAGTAGACCCCATAAGATGGCCTGCATCAAAATGGAGATGCCTGATG GTACGATGGGACGATAGCACTCATTGCAACCACCAACGTAGAGTTTCTCCGTGGGAGATCGAGAGAGTTGGTGGTTCGATTTCAGTCACTGATTGTCTGTCAGCATCCAGTTCGAAGCGAGCTAAATTGTACTTTCCTCAAGGCAATTTGGATGCTCCAGTTACGG ATGGAAATGGTTGTTTGGACTCGATGGAAGCAGGAAACTTCCACAGGGTCTTGCAAGGTCAAGAATTGTTGATGGGTTCTAGGACTCAGGGTGCTGGGCGCTCTCAGTCACCCGATGTGGCAAGGTTTCGACCTCCGGATCACATTCGGTTCTCCGCAAATGTACGGAACTACATCCCGCAGCAGAGCTCTGAGTTTCCCTACCATTCCTCAGGCTTCGGCGAGTCAGTCAGATTCTCAGAGGTCTTGCAAGGTCAAGAAATGTCTCAAGCACTTCGCTTCTACCAAGGAAGTGCTTTTGACGCCCGCACGCAGCACGGCGGTGCTGGCCCGTTTGGTTACACGCAGCGATCAGCGGCGCCGATTGGATTGTCCCCTGCAGCTCAAGGATATCCTCTCAATCAGTTCACACCGTCggcagtggcggcggcgaaagtATCTTCTCCCTCCTCTGTCCTGATGTTCAACCAGGCGACGGTCCCGCAGTTCGACTTGGAAAGCAGAACCAGCAGCTACATAGGTGCGTATGGCGGCCAGTGTCGTCCCATGGAGATGGTGAGGGAGACGGAGAAGACTTGGCCGTGCGCACAGCGCCAAAGGCCAAGCGTAACGGGAACGGGATGCCGTCGGTTTGAAGAATGGATAaaggcctcgactcctgcgagcacTGACGGCAGTAGGCCTGGATCGGCGGCTGCCAGAGACGTCGTCGTCGGGCGGAGCAACTGCAGGCTGTTTGGTTTCTCCCTGACTGATCAGAAGGCAGTGGGAGGAGCAGGTGGGGATGGTGGCGCCAATGAAGGGAATTCGAACGATGAACAGGATTGCGCCGACCCGCGGGTGCTCGACTTGTTCGGGCGCGGCCACCATGCTCCTAGCGCTATGCGTGCCATCGTTGCTGCTCCTCTGGGGATGTGA